The proteins below come from a single Kitasatospora sp. NBC_00315 genomic window:
- a CDS encoding sensor histidine kinase, producing the protein MAAVTPTNDAPTRVRAGAVIRTGAQALPRSCQVVLGSLPGVLVPVFGAVVLGAVLIGAFGDTDRSSWLVLLAAGVALLTLAGLFVRWNADLTRAQVMRWYGVRLPATYTNRPALELDERGHWWTGYSYHRSHAVARLGQLLHWSFRDPITRREIGWLLLNPAAAASLLGPVFVLMLGGALFALTPGTDSRTYGGIASGGLSVLLSLVIGALLVVGGLLLLPHAMRAHSELARRVLDPAGQSSREQLTRRVARLTETRAEAVGSQAAELRRIERDLHDGAQARLVAIGMTLGTIEHLMDSNPAAARELLAEARQSSAKALQELRDLVRGIHPPVLAERGLGDAVRALALDSALPAEVCVSLPDRPPAPVEAAVYFSVCELMANAAKHSGADRLWVDILHRAGSLRVTVTDDGHGVADPSKGSGLRGIERRLGTFDGVLAIDSTSGGPTTITLELPCELSSPRTSTSSGKA; encoded by the coding sequence GTGGCAGCAGTCACTCCCACCAACGACGCGCCCACGCGTGTGCGGGCCGGAGCGGTCATCAGGACGGGGGCCCAGGCGCTGCCCAGGTCGTGTCAGGTGGTGCTGGGCTCCCTGCCGGGCGTCCTTGTACCGGTCTTCGGTGCCGTCGTCCTGGGCGCCGTGCTGATCGGGGCGTTCGGGGACACCGACCGGTCCTCCTGGTTGGTCCTGCTGGCCGCCGGAGTCGCACTGCTGACGCTGGCGGGTCTCTTCGTACGCTGGAACGCCGATCTGACACGCGCTCAGGTCATGCGCTGGTACGGCGTCCGGCTGCCGGCGACCTACACGAACCGGCCGGCCCTGGAGCTGGACGAGCGCGGGCACTGGTGGACGGGCTACTCGTACCACCGCTCGCACGCGGTGGCCCGGCTCGGTCAGCTGCTGCACTGGTCGTTCCGCGATCCGATCACCCGGCGGGAGATCGGCTGGTTGCTGCTGAACCCGGCGGCGGCCGCTTCGCTGCTCGGCCCGGTGTTCGTGCTGATGCTGGGTGGCGCGCTCTTCGCGCTCACGCCGGGCACGGACTCCCGCACCTACGGGGGGATCGCGTCGGGCGGCCTGTCGGTGCTGCTGTCGCTGGTCATCGGCGCGCTGCTGGTCGTCGGCGGCCTGCTTCTGCTCCCGCATGCGATGCGGGCCCACTCCGAGCTGGCCCGCCGGGTCCTGGACCCGGCGGGCCAGTCCTCGCGGGAGCAACTCACCCGCAGGGTTGCTCGGTTGACCGAGACCAGGGCGGAGGCCGTCGGCAGCCAGGCGGCCGAGTTGCGGCGGATCGAGCGGGATCTGCACGACGGGGCGCAGGCCCGACTGGTGGCGATCGGGATGACGCTCGGGACGATCGAGCACCTGATGGACAGCAATCCGGCGGCCGCGCGAGAGCTCCTCGCCGAGGCACGGCAGTCCTCGGCGAAGGCACTGCAGGAGCTGCGGGACCTGGTCAGGGGCATCCACCCGCCGGTGCTGGCGGAGCGGGGTCTCGGGGACGCGGTCCGGGCACTCGCGCTCGACAGCGCACTGCCGGCCGAGGTGTGCGTGAGCCTTCCGGACCGGCCCCCGGCGCCGGTGGAGGCCGCGGTCTACTTCAGCGTCTGTGAGCTGATGGCCAACGCCGCCAAGCATTCGGGGGCCGATCGGCTCTGGGTGGACATCCTGCACCGGGCGGGTTCGCTGCGGGTGACGGTCACCGACGACGGCCACGGCGTGGCGGATCCGTCGAAGGGGAGCGGACTGCGCGGGATCGAGCGCAGGTTGGGTACCTTCGACGGTGTCCTCGCCATCGACAGCACGTCGGGCGGTCCGACCACGATCACCTTGGAGCTGCCGTGCGAGTTGTCCTCGCCGAGGACCTCTACCTCCTCCGGGAAGGCCTGA
- a CDS encoding LuxR C-terminal-related transcriptional regulator, with product MRVVLAEDLYLLREGLIRLLEAHGFTIAAAVETGPELLEALLTHRPDVAVVDVRLPPTLTDEGLQAALAARREIPGLPVLVLSQHVQQLYARELLADGSGGIGYLLKDRVFKADQFIDAVRRVAAGGTAMDPDVIAKLLQSNSRSQPLQRLSPREREVLGLMAEGCSNSAIAARLVVSDGAVAKHIANIFTKLGLAPADDANRRVLAVLAHLNGAGEPTR from the coding sequence GTGCGAGTTGTCCTCGCCGAGGACCTCTACCTCCTCCGGGAAGGCCTGATCCGTCTGCTGGAGGCACACGGCTTCACCATCGCCGCGGCGGTGGAGACCGGGCCGGAGCTGCTGGAGGCACTGCTGACCCACCGTCCGGACGTGGCGGTCGTGGACGTCCGCCTGCCGCCGACGCTGACCGACGAGGGCCTCCAGGCCGCGCTCGCCGCGCGCCGGGAGATCCCCGGCCTGCCGGTGCTGGTCCTCTCGCAGCACGTCCAGCAGCTGTACGCGCGGGAGTTGCTGGCCGACGGCTCGGGCGGCATCGGGTATCTGCTCAAGGACCGGGTGTTCAAGGCCGACCAGTTCATCGACGCCGTCCGGCGGGTGGCGGCGGGCGGGACGGCGATGGATCCGGACGTGATCGCCAAGCTGCTGCAGAGCAACTCCCGTTCGCAGCCGTTGCAGCGGCTCTCGCCGCGCGAGCGGGAGGTGCTGGGGCTGATGGCGGAGGGCTGCTCCAACTCGGCGATCGCGGCCCGGCTCGTGGTCAGCGACGGTGCGGTGGCCAAGCACATCGCCAACATCTTCACCAAGCTGGGGCTCGCGCCGGCCGACGACGCCAACCGGCGGGTGCTCGCCGTGCTGGCCCACCTGAACGGGGCGGGGGAGCCCACGCGGTGA